The following DNA comes from Melospiza georgiana isolate bMelGeo1 chromosome 10, bMelGeo1.pri, whole genome shotgun sequence.
CAAAAGGTGCAGATTCAACCCCTTCCTTCTcaaaagaaagaacagaatCCACATTCAGATCTTCCTTGGTTGTCACAAAATGTGGACTGAGGTCATCCCCCCAGCTGGGGAGATGAGGCAAATCAATAAACATCCTAATTTCTCTTAGAGTTGTGATGTGAATCTATTCATCATACGCCTTTCAGAATCATTCCACGCAGGAGAGAGGAGATTGCCAGGATTTCAGGCAGCCTTATACAAGGAGTCACAAAGACACAttggaaatgaaaataagtTCCTCCTAGATCATAGCTGAGTTTTTCTAGGATGTCTGGAGGACATGTATCCACATGAACATGTGTCTTTTGATAGCATTAATGCAAAGGACACAGAAGAATTCAAGCTGTTTTTAGAGCTCATTTCACAGGCAACTATTCATACATCTGATACAGAGCTGGAAGTCACAGACATGATCCTCTACTGTAGGACAGCTACAGCACTGCTAATTCCACCAATACAGGGCAATCAGTGCCAGGTGAAGATATGAGCCAAGGAAGGGCAtggggtttgttttcatgtGTCAATGCAGCTCTCTTACACCGTTTACTCCTGCTGATATTCAAATAGAGCTAAGCAGAATTATTCATGCAGCAGAGACAATTTATGTGTGTGGAGATTATGAAACTGATAAATGAAGTAGCCCAATGGCTTCTGCTCAACAAGAGGACTCTCATGTGGCCCTCACAGAAAGTGGCCCATCACACACAGAGTTCAAGGCTGCTCTCATAATGCTTGTAAAAAGGTTTAGGCTCAGGACCAGTAAGATCAGCATAAGAACAATGAAAGAAGGGCAGTTGGGTGAGACAGGAGAAGGGAGAAACACTCCTAGGATCAAAGGAGGAATCCTCCTTGCCAGTCCCCTAATTTAGTGCATGTGGATGGAGAAGACCAGGATTCTTACTCCATTTTTCCCCGTAGGCTTCCTGTCCCTGGCATCCTGACTGTCAAGTTATGTGGTCCCAGTTGCCACCACATTCTTAGTCCACCCTAAAAACTGGGTTGAGTTCAGAATTGTTCAGCCATTGTTCAGGCTGTCCATGTGGAGGGTAAATAAAACATCAGCCTCCAAGTACTTATCTCCCTGTCCTCTCAACCAACCAGAGGAGGTAACAGTGTGACAAGGCAGACATTTTCTCACTCCTCTCCTACTGTATGTTTTTATGCACAGGTGATAATGTGCATATTGGGAGTTTCTGGAGCACTGAACAGGGCTGCTGTGCTAGGCCTGATGCCATGTGCCAAGTGCACCGTGAGAGAGGCATGGCATTGGAAAGGACATCTCGCAGGCAGGGTCCTCTTAGAGGGGTCCCAAAGCTGCAGCTGGTCCTTGAGTTTCACCTCTAGAAGTGTTGTTAGTCCTGCAGCCATTCATGGAGGAACTGCCAACAGAAGATCTCCTGCAGGAATGATACCAGTTCAGGTGCAGGGAACACTAAGCAGGCTCTTTTGGATTTCAGGATTCAGGCATTCCCCTCCAGGTGAGTAAAAGACCCCATTTCTTGTCAATAGGCTGACAGATCAAATGATTTAGGCacagagaaaggaggagaaaaagggcTTTGTTTCTTGCCTTTTATGGGGCAGTGTGACCAGAACAGGGGACAGCTGTACAGGGGGAGGAGCACTCCCCAGCCTTTCACTCTCTAAATGCTGCTGTTCAAAGTTTCAGAAAGGGAGGCAAGGCACTCTTAAAAGGCTCTTCAAATACACCTCCTCTACTTGTCTATATTTATACAAACCCTGTTTTTCTAAAGCAGCTCTTCAATGAAATCAAAAATCTTATAATAATAAATGCTTTTGCTGGATTTTGATTGATCTGCCCAGTAAATATTAGAGCTATGTAGAATatgacatttctttttcagagcaaatttcatgtttttcattttccttatgTATACAGAGTTGACACCTGCTCCTTTGCAACATAATTCTCTTTTGTGGAAACAATTTGCAGTCAGCCTTTcaattccccactctcccattCTTTGTCTCCAGCCTCTCTATTTTTTAAACGAAGCAACTGAAGAGCTCAAACTTCAAACACCTCCCAGTCAATAGCACAGCTGAAACTGATACATCTCCGAGGAAGTTTTCAGCTTCAGCAAAGGTGCCCATTTTGCGGAGATGACATTCAGAGGGAAAGATTTATTCACCACCTCTCCACAAACTAACTGCAAGCCAGCATAAGCTGAAAGCTTATGTCAGATCGTTTGACAGCAGTCTGTGTGATGTTTCCCAGGCTGTAATTAATGCCAGTCCTTTGCACCTCTGATCCAGCCGCTCTTGGCTGGCAAGGCTGGGTGCTCCCCAATTCTTTAATCAAGCCATTCATATTAGCTACCTCAGAATGGATTTAAGAATGTAACCTTTGGCTCCCAGTACAGAAAATCATGGTCATTATATTGTTTCTGTTTCCTGATCCCATGTCTCTCAAGTCACAAAAGGCTTTCAAAGCTGCCTGCATAAACATTTACAATGGAAAAACTTATGCAAATGCGTGTTAGTAGGCCTTTCTGCAGCACCTTCCCTTTCTATAATCCCCACCATCCCTtggtgaaaatattttgtgtacATACTGGTTACAAGTCAAATCAACGGGGTAACACTAAAATCACTCCATGGAAGCAACAGTCTGTTCTAGTAAATTGTTCCCTGACTGACCACTTAGGCCCTCAGCTCCTGTTACAGGattttctctcctccttcctgctAGTACTGGCTGTTCAtctgcagctgcccctctttctctgctccctccagAAAGACAAAACTCTTTGCTGTGTTGTTTCAAGCACCTTATCAGGCAGGCACTGAGGCTCTCTGTGCCTTGTGAAGACACCCACTCCCCAGCCACCACTCCCTGGCAGTCCAACACCTACACCCACGGGGCAGTTACCCAGCCCCATGGCACTCAGCAGCCGACAGTGCTGTCAGCAGAATCTGACCTGAGAGACAAGCAGTTAGCTCAGAGTTATAAACAGCAGCACCACCTTCATCACTACAAGAAATGTACTTTcagacagaaaatgagaaacCTGCTTGCAATGTTTGTAATGTAATGTGGGGTAAAGATTAAATTAGTTTCATCAATCTGCTGCAAAATGGCAGCAAAGAGGATCTGATAGGGTCCCACTAGGGCTCTCTTGATCTCTCCTAAGCAAGGAGCAACTGTCTGATCTCTCTGTAAGACAAAGTTAAATGTCTCAGATTTTACCTATTGACTTCAGTCTCCTCTCACtccttctctcctgcctccaggaaaaaaaaaaaaactgcctctcacaaacccagggcaggaggcCTTGCCCTCTGGTTCCTGACCTAACCCAGAATGAGGGGATTAGGGCTGCCAGCACTTCTCTCCCTATTCCCCACATGAAACATTTACCCCATGAGCCACATTAATGATGCAGGTGGAATCACTGCTCTGCCAGGTGTACTATGCACAGCTCCAGGAACTATTTCAAGCCTTTTGCTGAATGCAACACAGTACAAGCAGGGAGCTCAAACATACACTGAACCAGAGCAAGAAAAGTGCCTGGGAGGTCCCAGGCTCCGGACTGGGGTCACTAAAGATAAATATTTGACCCAAGTTGTTAAGACACTCCAGAAGTTCAAGAGGTTATTTTCTctcaaagcacagcagcagtgccttaGACCATTCTCTCCTTTTGAATCAGGGGCAAGAGCAGCGTGAGCAGTACAGCAGTACATAAACCATGGGTTTATTCAGCCTGGCTGCTAACCCTTCCCCACCCCATGGCCCAGTCTGGTGAAACCAGTGGTGCTCTGAGGAAGGCTGCACGTTCCCAGTGAGTAGAGCACCTGTTTGCCTGTGTGcaggggaggaggcaggagtgacccctgcccagcagggataGCAGTGTGGGCGAGGGCGCGGTGAACGCTGTACTTACAGCACGCAGAGTGCATATGCTGAAGCAATTGACTCACTGGCCCGCACAAGGAAGCTGCCGTCCTTGCCTACTTTGGAGAGCAGGTCTTCAGCTCTGGAGCGAGTGATGTTGCCGTGGTACCAGCACTGATCCattgctggagctggaggaaaCCTGAatgccagcacaggagctgccagagctgcctgtgtgtctgtgtgtaacGATCAGCCAGCTTCGGCGCACCAGCTTCCTGTTTCaagagcacagagagggaaaggaaactCAGCCACGGACAACTTCCTCAACTCAAACAGCTCAGAGAGTGAGTGTGACatatccctgcagcccccactcTCCCTCttcatgctgctgctgaagtgaCTAGCAAGCCCACGTTCCctgccttttcctcctgctttgtgTCCAAAATTCCCAGCTGGTGATCTCTTCTGCTCCCTCACAGATTCAGTCCCCCAGGCTTTGGTGGCCTGCCGTCTAATTTACGATCTCCTGCCAGATCCTTTGagttttcatctttttcctgTCTCTCTGTCCTACCCACTACAGGTCTCCATGGGGAATAAATAAATCTCTGATCAGAAACACACTGTGCATTAGGATACATAGCACTGACTGCCCCATTCCCGCCTTGACTAGTCCTATCTAACTAGGTGTGAGGAGGGAACTTCAAagaattgaaaaaataaaataactacTGCATGTCTCCATGCATAGAAGCAGGCTGATTTGTTCTAGGGATTTTTGACCAAAGCTCCCTGTCAGCTACTGTGAGATGGATTCAAAGATCTTTCCTACTCTAAATCCCCAAAGGTGGGATAGAGCAAAGCTGTGTCTGCAACCTGCGTCAGAGAGGGGAGAGCTGGAGCTTtcacttcccttttctttgtaTGTACATCTGTCCCTCAGCTATGCTGTGTGGCATGCTTAGTGCTGCATCTCCAAGACGTATTTGCAGCAATGCCAGAACACTCCTACaggggcactgcctgcatgaCAATTTTGGTTGTCTGTCCTGTACCTCCAACcactctgctctctgcacatCCACGTTTGAGCTATacctgaaagcagcagctgagctgggaatCGAAGTCCAGCGGCAGAGGAAAGGTGCAAACCCTGCTAGCCCTATGCAACCGTCGATTCCAAGACCCAGGAGAAGTGCTGGAACCACAGTACCTGGGCCATGCATGAAGTGCTGTACACTGCATGGACAGCAAGGCAGGAGAGAACAGACTGTCAGTGCAAATGTGTGGGTGTGTAAAAGGACAGTGAACCAGCATAACCCAGCAGCCTTCTTGCTGCTTTCAGCTGTGTAGAGGCTTGGTCTGCAGTGTCCAGCTAAACCTCTGCAGTAAGATGAaactgtgggcagcagcagcacaaagctgtgtggccagagcagggccctgctaGATGAGCAGAACTGCACCGTGCAGGGCTTCCTGTCCATGCTGAGCAAGCGCTGTCTGCACATGAAAATTAGCTCAGCTGAACCTGGCCTTCAGCTCCACCACCATCCACACAGGCCCTTAGCAGGCAAACTCCTATGGATTCGAGGGCCTAAATGGAGTCAGACACAGAATGCCATGAAGTGGCTCTGCCACTAGCTGTAAGCTACAGAGTGGTTACACACTCTATTCTCCCAACCAAAATGAGAGTCTGCATATGGCAAAGGCACCATGCAGCTGCtctgacagccctgcctggccacagTGCACTGCTAACCTCAGCTGCACCAAATCCTTGGGATTTCTGGTACGTCCAGAAGCTTCTCTGGAGCACAGCTGCAACAGGAAGCAGAACAGCTCTGAATGTCAACCACTGCTTgacctcacagtgctctccatgcAACAGACATGTATCTGGATGCAGAGTGGACAGAGCTGGTCACAGCATTGATTTTGATAAAATGAAACTGTTTGGAGAGCTTCTCCTGATCTTCTGCAAACTAACACCAGGTAACAAATACAAGCCCTCGTTAGACATCTGAGACTAATCAACTGCATACTTAGTGCCTATCCACCCCACCACCAACATAAATTTTTAGCAATCTGCTGCTACTTCCttcaaatcctgtgtccagGCACACACTAGTCCTTGACTTGGAGACAAAAACAAGGGGAAGGGATCCAAGTACAGAGGATGACTGTGACAATTGAATGTGCAGGCTGGTTTCTGTGAGTATCTCTTGGTCCTAAaagaaagcacagcacagcttcagCGGCTCAAAAGGTAAATCCCAATCCCCTGATATAAACAGCTCTGTGATCCCTAATGGCTTGTTAGCTTGGAATATCATCTTATCTCCAAGACACTATAATAGACACTTTATCTGAACTGGTTTTTCTATAGATGTCCAGGTAGTACTGTACCAGCCTCTCCAGAACCAGTAAATAAATAGTCTGTGGCATCACTCAAGATGTACAGTGGTCACCCAACCCCTTCTCCCCACTTATATTCAGCCTGTGCACTGCATCAGCATGGGAACTGCCAGGCTTGGCCAGGTAGAAACTTAAGTATGCATTTCCATGTCACAAAACTAAAGTATTCCATAGTACCTGATGAGGAGGTTAAGTCTATAGGGCAGCAGTGAGCTTTGCAGAAATCTAAATATACCATTCCCTAACTAGGCATCAGTGATAGGCTGTTGGCCACAAAGGTTATTTAGATTCTGGCCTACATCTAAAGAGCACTAGGAGTAATACCCAAAAAGTACTGACTACCAAGCCACTCTGCTACTCCAGCCCAGCATGTTACTGACCTGCTGCTTGGGAAAAGCTTGACAAGTTACCAGTGTATCTGTGAAGGTCATGAGATCCCTTCACTCCCTTGGTCTCTGCAGCATCCAGGTGCCCTGAAACAAATCTCCATAGTGAGGAAAGTCAGGGCCTTTTTTCCCAACACCCATGAAAGCTGTCAGTAGTAAAAGGCAAGGGTAGGAGCACTGTGCAAGCAGAGACTCACGGACCTGAGCAGTGACACAGCAAAGGATCCTATGGGACTTGGTAGTGTTCAACAAAGGGGATGTGTTCTGAGAGATCTCTGAAAGTTTTCTTCACCAAGAGGGTGAACAAACATATTTTCCTTGCAGTCACTGaatgtgtgcacacatgcaGGATACAACACACAGGAAACAAGCACAGACTGGTTCATATGCAGAATTTTGTCCAGAGGCATGGGCAACACTTTCCTAGCTCCATCTGCTCTGATGTGTCTCACATGGTAGCCATTTGTTTCTGGTCAGTCTCTTGTCTAGTTATTGTATAATGCCTCTTTTCAAAACACACTGTACAGTAGTAGAATAGTGTCTCTCTCACAAAAACTAGAGCTGTTTCATTCAGGAATCTGTTGAAAATCTGTCTACATTGGAAAGCCTTCCAGCTGGAGTGTTTTATGTTACTCTCGCCTTGGTCAGTTCTCCTTCCTCTGGCACTGGTCCTTTTTTGCTGAAAGTGGGGCAATGTTATTTGTTTGACATAGTGCCTCATAGGCCAATAATACTCTGTAATAACAAGACATGGTGCTGTCAACAATAAGAGTAGTTGCTATGTGGATCATAGCTTGGCAGCTGTGTTAGATAGACTAGCAAACACTTCCCCTCCTGACTCTAAATTGGGAGCTCCCTCTGCAGACCTGTCCTGATCCTGCAGTTTCCATGTAGGCAAAATGCCATTTTTGCCACTTGCTCTGTCCCCCAGCGTAGAAGGGTCCTGGTGTCCTCATTGACTCCTAGTAAgactgctcagggacagggagcagccgTAGCACACAAGGCTGTGGTTTTCTCACACATGGGAAACTGCACCTTCTCAATGCAGTGTAAGCAAAAGGGAGAGTAAGCAAGAAAACACAGCATGGGAAGTAAGGAGAAGGTTAAGTTAGGCAGACGCCTCTAGGGTGCCTGGGAACTCAACAAGGCAGCCCCAAAAACACTGAAGAAGTTGGCATGGAATATCCCAAGAGCAAGGCATCACATGGCCTTGCTGAAATAAGGAGACAGAAAACCCTGGAAATTACAGGTGCCTGCATTCCTACATTGGCTGCAAGAAACAGTGCTCCTTACCAGAGCCAAAACAGCTTCCTGAAGAAGACGACAGCAGATATAGGGTAGTAAACCTAGTGCCCTCTCTAGAAGTTTCTCCACAACTTACTAAATACCACTCAGCACAACCCTGCTGCCATTTGTTCCCTTGCAGTCCCTGCACTGTCAGCACATGTGTCCCTGATGAGGTCTATCAGAGACCTCAAGGTGAGAAGCCCTATACAAAGGTCACACTTGTTTTGGGCATGTGATGCCTAAAAAAGCAGCcaaagagaaaggcaaaaaggGAGAACAggcaacaaaaaacaaaaccaaatgtcTTAAGTTGTGGTATGTTTAATGGACTTCACAATCTACAGACAGAACAAGCCAACACCAAACTATGTGTGCAGCAGGagtaaaaaaacccttttgctGAGGGATGACAAATGACAGTAAAAAGCATCAGCAAAGATGGTTTTCAGAGGGATGCTGATGGAAAGGCTTGAGACTCAGTGTTCTGAGGGAAAGGCTTGCTTCAGAGTGAACATGACAAAAATCATCTCTTCACATTGTCTGTGGGTCCCATATTCAAAGAGGCAGGAGAACAAAGGTGAGCCATCGGGCCCAACTCCCATGTACTGCAGATCTGAATAAGCACACAGGCCTTTGAAGAGTATGCTGGGTTTTGTCCAGTGTGCTGGATTTAAAGGGCTTTTGTTGAGGTAAATTCCTAAATCTTTTCGACCCCTTGGGTCTGTAGGATGAGCATAGAGTAACCAACTATCTTGACATCTGGCATCTGGGGGAGGTGGAAAGGCAGTAACACTCCCATGGCATCCTGAGGGAGGTTCTATTAGCATTTCAACCCGCTGGCCTCCCTCAAAGTCCAGCCCGTGGTTGTAGCTGACAGCCTGGATCCTGGCTCCCCTGTTGCTCCTTGCATTGCAGTAAAGGACCTTTCTGCCACAGGTATGCACCTCTGCTACCTGGCACTCCACTGCGCTCTCCTCCCCCACAAAGTTCCCCTTCTGCCATGTTGCCCCGTGGTCAGAGCTGATGAAGCAGAAGGCATGAGGGGTGGGGTGTTGCTTGGGGTCCAAGATACGATAGGCATAGGCAGGAATCACAAGGCTCCGGGCCTCATCGAGCAACTGCAATCCATGACCTGGCCCCACCGCAAAGGTGGCCCAGTTCTTGTACTCATTCCTAATGGTCCTGTCGGTGACATCCTGGGCAGCGCTCCAGGTGCGTCCTTGGTCCATGCTAGTGACATAGCAGAGACGTACCAGATTGATCTTTGTCCTCAGCTGATGCTGCTCAGAGATCTTTCCTGGGACAGCTATGAAGAACAAGGTGAGTTTTCCTGAGACTTCATCATACACCGGGCAGGGGTTCATAGATCGGTGGCCTTCAAGCTTTGCACTGACAAGGGTCTCCATCCTTTTCCACTGCCACAGTCCATGTGAAGGGAGACAAGAATGGAACACACTGTTACAAAGAGACCCACATTATAGTGCAAGGATGTCTGGATAAAAGCTACAGAAGAGTATGGGAAGAACAGAAGCAGGATAATGGATAGAGCAAGAAATGGGAAAACGATAATCTGGCATCACCAAAGGAAAGTGAAAATTATTGTGATGACACAAAGCATGTACACTTCACCAAGCATGTGGGTTATGTCCTTTTCAATTACTACTCCCTGAGGAACTGATAGTTCCATATCTCAATGCGGCTGGTGGCTGATGACATCCTTTAAAAAGCTACAGTGGCTGAATTTTCAGAaatcctcacacacacacacatatatatgtatacatatatatggtACACAGACATGCCCAGTGGTCAAAGTGAGCTAGTACAGACACTGTGCTGTGTCCATGGTTTTTAGGAAGTCACAGAGAAACCCAAGCCCTTTTTAAGCATCCTGGATGATGACAAATCCCTTCTCATTCAGGCTCCTGTTCCTCCACTTTGATGTGAATGTATGTGAATGGGCAACCCAGCCTACACTGAAGCACCTTGCAAGGGCTGATTACATGACTCTGGTGTGGAGATTTGGACCCTGAGCTGTCTGACTCAGAAAATAGGTCATAGAGCTGGTATAACTACCCAGCAAGCCCTGTTTTCTTCAAATGAATAGCACATAACGCAATCATGTTTCTAACACTAGCATTGCAATTACAAAACTATGGCTACATCATGTTATTGGCTTGGTAAGCAAAGCAGTAGTTTTCAGTAAGATTATATTAATTAACTTTTCTGCCCTGATTTGCTGATTAGCCTTTTTGTTCATATCTTATCTGTTTCTATCCAACTAATATTAACTTTTATTGAAAACTTAGtacttccattttaaaaaattcatgtGAACACAAATTACTAAGTTTATGACCAACTGAACCCCACTAACTGAATTACAGGGACTTACACAAGATGTTACCTGAATGGTATGACACTGCAGGTGGGCTCAGAGGCTGCTTCTACTAGGCAGACTCCAGCTCTTAAGAGCCTATAATCTAAGACAACCAACGAAGgtttggaataaaaaaatataattacttttttttcccccaagaaaTTCATGCCTTTGCATatgcaaaaaaattattataaatagaGTTTCCACCACCCCCAGCCAGCCGGCAGCATAACTGTTAATAATAACTGGTAGGTTAATAAGGTAGCTAATTCACTGGCACCAG
Coding sequences within:
- the NEU2 gene encoding sialidase-2 isoform X2, coding for MGSQCSFTRALERNCSTMAAFPVLQQEALFRNGTWSYRIPALLYLPRFSIILAFAEEREDLVDEHAKLIVMRRGVYDPATQHVQWKRMETLVSAKLEGHRSMNPCPVYDEVSGKLTLFFIAVPGKISEQHQLRTKINLVRLCYVTSMDQGRTWSAAQDVTDRTIRNEYKNWATFAVGPGHGLQLLDEARSLVIPAYAYRILDPKQHPTPHAFCFISSDHGATWQKGNFVGEESAVECQVAEVHTCGRKVLYCNARSNRGARIQAVSYNHGLDFEGGQRVEMLIEPPSGCHGSVTAFPPPPDARCQDSWLLYAHPTDPRGRKDLGIYLNKSPLNPAHWTKPSILFKGLCAYSDLQYMGVGPDGSPLFSCLFEYGTHRQCEEMIFVMFTLKQAFPSEH
- the NEU2 gene encoding sialidase-2 isoform X1, whose product is MKKWAHLSLSAQSCPEVKYGISVQLHSCLGEELQVNISLLEHDTLQGTMAAFPVLQQEALFRNGTWSYRIPALLYLPRFSIILAFAEEREDLVDEHAKLIVMRRGVYDPATQHVQWKRMETLVSAKLEGHRSMNPCPVYDEVSGKLTLFFIAVPGKISEQHQLRTKINLVRLCYVTSMDQGRTWSAAQDVTDRTIRNEYKNWATFAVGPGHGLQLLDEARSLVIPAYAYRILDPKQHPTPHAFCFISSDHGATWQKGNFVGEESAVECQVAEVHTCGRKVLYCNARSNRGARIQAVSYNHGLDFEGGQRVEMLIEPPSGCHGSVTAFPPPPDARCQDSWLLYAHPTDPRGRKDLGIYLNKSPLNPAHWTKPSILFKGLCAYSDLQYMGVGPDGSPLFSCLFEYGTHRQCEEMIFVMFTLKQAFPSEH